A window of the Rhodospirillaceae bacterium genome harbors these coding sequences:
- a CDS encoding tripartite tricarboxylate transporter permease, giving the protein MWETLAASFAMFAQVDNVLALFVGVMIGTVIGAIPGMTTPMGVALALPFTFTMQPITGILLLLGVYKGGLYGGSITAILINAPGTPAASCTGLDGYPLARKGEARRALDMALYASCTADFISNLSLIFFAGILASFALSFGSPEFFTLIVFSLTIIASVSGDDLLKGLGAAGLGLALAIVGLDAIFGTPRFNFGNFDLMGGLNFIPVLIGLFAIPEVLNFYSKTETAQKLSALAGKGASLLDYRRALKSILRGSAIGVILGVIPGIGGAPAAFLSYSEARRTSKNQGNFGKGELEGVAAAEAGNNGVAGATLIPLLALGVPGDIITAIILGAFMIHDLRPGPLMFQQNITLIYALFIGIMLSSAYLFIVGKLSIRSIARIADIPQRILFPVVLVLCVFGAYAINNTIFDVLVMFVMGIVGFGMLRLGIPAAPFLIAFILGPLLEDNFRRSLRLGDGDWTIFFQGWITWFFWGLTVLTLVLIVWQRTKGRNGLPLGEGS; this is encoded by the coding sequence ATGTGGGAGACCCTCGCCGCCTCCTTCGCCATGTTCGCCCAGGTCGACAATGTGCTCGCCCTGTTCGTCGGCGTCATGATCGGCACGGTGATCGGCGCCATTCCCGGCATGACAACCCCGATGGGCGTGGCGCTCGCCCTGCCCTTCACCTTCACCATGCAGCCGATCACCGGCATCCTGCTGCTGCTCGGCGTCTACAAGGGCGGGCTCTACGGCGGCTCGATCACCGCCATCCTGATCAACGCGCCGGGCACGCCGGCGGCGTCCTGCACCGGGCTCGACGGCTATCCCCTGGCGCGCAAGGGCGAGGCGCGGCGTGCGCTCGACATGGCGCTCTACGCCTCCTGCACCGCCGATTTCATTTCCAACCTGTCTCTCATCTTCTTCGCCGGCATCCTCGCCAGCTTCGCGCTCAGCTTCGGCTCCCCCGAATTCTTCACGCTGATCGTGTTCTCGCTGACGATCATTGCCAGCGTAAGCGGCGACGACCTGCTGAAAGGCCTGGGCGCCGCCGGGCTTGGACTGGCGCTCGCAATCGTCGGTCTGGACGCGATTTTCGGCACGCCGCGCTTCAACTTCGGCAATTTCGACCTGATGGGCGGGCTGAACTTCATCCCGGTGCTGATCGGGCTGTTCGCAATTCCCGAGGTGCTGAACTTCTACTCCAAGACGGAAACCGCGCAGAAACTCTCCGCGCTTGCCGGCAAGGGCGCCTCGCTGCTCGACTATCGCCGGGCGCTCAAGTCCATCCTGCGCGGCTCGGCGATCGGCGTGATTCTGGGCGTAATTCCCGGCATCGGCGGCGCGCCGGCGGCCTTCCTGTCCTACAGCGAGGCGCGGCGGACGTCGAAGAACCAGGGCAATTTCGGCAAGGGCGAGCTGGAAGGCGTCGCCGCGGCCGAGGCCGGCAACAACGGGGTCGCCGGTGCGACCCTGATCCCGCTGCTCGCGCTGGGCGTGCCGGGCGACATCATCACCGCGATCATCCTGGGCGCCTTCATGATCCACGATCTGCGGCCGGGGCCGCTGATGTTCCAGCAGAACATCACGCTGATCTACGCGCTCTTCATCGGCATCATGCTGAGCTCGGCCTATCTGTTCATCGTCGGCAAGCTCTCGATCCGCTCGATTGCGCGGATCGCCGACATTCCGCAGCGCATCCTGTTTCCGGTCGTGCTGGTGCTGTGCGTGTTCGGCGCCTACGCGATCAACAACACGATCTTCGACGTGCTCGTGATGTTCGTCATGGGGATCGTCGGCTTCGGGATGCTGCGCCTCGGCATACCGGCCGCGCCCTTCCTGATCGCCTTCATTCTGGGGCCGTTGCTCGAGGACAATTTCCGCCGCTCGCTGCGCCTCGGCGACGGCGACTGGACGATCTTTTTCCAGGGCTGGATCACCTGGTTCTTCTGGGGCCTCACCGTTTTGACGCTCGTCCTGATCGTCTGGCAGCGCACCAAGGGCAGGAACGGCCTGCCGCTGGGCGAGGGCAGTTAG
- a CDS encoding TRAP transporter large permease, protein MQTFWILLISGAVTVFFAVGVPIFLVIGFWVIGVSLVIDFTLANLGVTLFEGLNFFGLLALPLFILTGDLIKGAGIAKRLSEFAYSMLGWLRGGLGMASLGACGLFAAISGSNSATTATIGSIMHPEMTKGGYDRNFAASTIAAGGTVGIIIPPSIIFIVYGFLMNLSISDLFIGGLLPGILMIVAMQFVCWLICQLNGWGHLISIEFRRIVKTAIGAWIGFGAIVLVIWGIYSGKFSPTEAAGVTAGFCMIVGLIFFPIYRYVHRGKTADADWIEQEQEEVAALSAADRAGRGNPVAEQYSENTGYLERIVIPGFSYRELPDLIMRSGQITGVLAPLIAISVVMQQILTLLGAKDFFTDFVGGMGGYYAVLFVCMAIVLLAGTILESLPNTIIFAPILAPIAAQFGVDPIHFAVVFLIGDAIGFITPPYGLNLYVASSITNIPYFRLLYYTMPYFIALSVVWLVVALVPDISTILLVHEGAGTFQHN, encoded by the coding sequence ATGCAGACGTTCTGGATCCTGCTGATTTCCGGCGCCGTTACGGTCTTTTTCGCCGTCGGCGTACCGATTTTCCTCGTCATCGGCTTCTGGGTCATCGGGGTCAGCCTGGTAATCGACTTCACCCTCGCCAATCTCGGCGTAACGCTGTTCGAGGGGCTCAATTTCTTCGGTCTGCTGGCGCTGCCGCTCTTTATCCTGACAGGCGACCTGATCAAGGGCGCCGGCATTGCCAAACGGCTTTCGGAGTTTGCCTATTCCATGCTCGGCTGGCTGCGCGGCGGCCTCGGCATGGCGTCGCTCGGGGCATGCGGCCTGTTCGCGGCAATTTCGGGATCGAACTCGGCGACCACCGCCACCATCGGTTCGATCATGCATCCGGAAATGACCAAGGGCGGTTACGACCGGAATTTCGCCGCTTCCACGATCGCGGCCGGCGGCACGGTCGGGATCATCATTCCGCCCTCGATCATCTTCATCGTCTACGGTTTCCTGATGAACCTGTCGATCTCCGACCTGTTCATCGGCGGATTGCTGCCCGGCATCCTGATGATCGTCGCCATGCAGTTCGTCTGCTGGCTGATCTGCCAGTTGAACGGCTGGGGACATCTGATCTCGATCGAGTTCCGCCGCATCGTGAAGACGGCGATCGGCGCGTGGATCGGCTTCGGCGCGATCGTCCTGGTCATCTGGGGCATCTATTCCGGGAAATTCTCGCCGACCGAAGCGGCGGGCGTGACCGCGGGCTTCTGCATGATCGTCGGCCTGATCTTCTTCCCGATCTACCGTTACGTTCATCGCGGCAAAACGGCCGACGCGGACTGGATCGAACAGGAGCAAGAGGAAGTCGCGGCGCTCTCGGCGGCCGACCGGGCCGGCCGGGGCAATCCGGTGGCCGAGCAGTATTCCGAAAATACCGGTTATCTCGAGCGGATCGTCATTCCGGGTTTTTCGTACCGGGAACTGCCCGACCTGATCATGCGGTCCGGCCAGATAACCGGCGTTCTCGCGCCGCTGATCGCGATCTCCGTCGTGATGCAGCAGATCTTGACCCTGCTGGGGGCCAAGGATTTCTTCACCGATTTCGTCGGCGGGATGGGCGGCTACTACGCCGTGCTGTTCGTTTGCATGGCGATCGTGCTGCTGGCCGGGACCATTCTCGAGAGCCTGCCGAACACGATCATTTTCGCCCCGATTCTGGCGCCGATCGCCGCCCAGTTCGGCGTCGATCCGATCCACTTCGCCGTCGTGTTCCTGATCGGCGATGCCATCGGGTTCATCACGCCGCCCTACGGGCTCAATCTGTATGTCGCCAGCAGCATCACCAATATCCCGTACTTCCGATTGTTGTATTACACCATGCCTTATTTCATCGCCCTGTCGGTCGTGTGGCTGGTGGTTGCTCTTGTGCCCGACATTTCCACCATATTGCTCGTGCATGAGGGGGCGGGCACGTTCCAGCACAACTGA
- a CDS encoding IclR family transcriptional regulator: MSAGRLLNPGSPLQQDRLPAGIRTLAVIEALLDAGVPLTPTAINDRLNLPKATIHRICQQLLEAGWLVRDMDGKRVLPGRRLAAFTGRLGVFSRYLQARIAILRRLSETIGETCNITIPDREGMFYLDRVETRWPLRIQLPVGATVPFHGSASGKLYLSTLRRAQRRRLVHSLRLEPLAVNTITDPERLLTALERIRKNGVGTDNEELVQGMVAVAVPIEDEKGRLVATLAVHGPMHRMSLDDARRHVPMLRDAAAELRAVLLEGRLDVC; this comes from the coding sequence TTGTCGGCCGGACGTTTGTTGAATCCCGGGTCACCGCTGCAGCAAGACCGCCTCCCGGCAGGAATTCGTACCCTGGCGGTCATCGAGGCGCTGCTCGATGCCGGCGTCCCGCTTACGCCGACGGCGATCAACGACCGCCTCAATCTCCCGAAAGCAACCATCCACCGGATATGCCAGCAACTGCTGGAAGCCGGATGGCTGGTCCGGGATATGGACGGCAAACGGGTGCTGCCGGGCCGGCGCCTCGCTGCGTTTACCGGCCGCCTCGGCGTGTTCTCCCGATACCTGCAGGCCCGGATCGCCATCCTTCGGCGCCTCTCGGAGACCATCGGAGAGACCTGCAACATCACAATTCCGGACAGGGAGGGCATGTTTTATCTGGACCGGGTCGAGACGCGCTGGCCGCTGCGCATCCAGTTGCCGGTGGGGGCGACGGTGCCGTTCCACGGTTCGGCCAGCGGCAAGCTCTACCTGAGTACGCTGCGGAGAGCGCAGCGCCGCCGCTTGGTTCATTCACTGAGACTGGAGCCGCTCGCGGTCAACACCATAACCGATCCGGAAAGATTGCTGACCGCGCTTGAGCGGATACGGAAAAACGGGGTGGGAACAGACAATGAAGAACTCGTGCAAGGCATGGTCGCGGTAGCCGTGCCGATCGAAGACGAAAAGGGCCGCCTGGTCGCGACTCTGGCGGTGCACGGCCCGATGCACCGCATGTCGTTGGATGACGCCAGGCGGCATGTGCCGATGCTGCGCGATGCTGCCGCCGAACTCCGCGCGGTGCTCCTGGAAGGCAGACTCGACGTCTGCTAA
- a CDS encoding tripartite tricarboxylate transporter TctB family protein, whose protein sequence is MKLNRNIVAGLCFVGFGVLAIAVLIPYGIVQPPSVKYRALSPSFWPYIVCSGIAVIGALLLVYELLAAFRTEDTTAGDAAPPAGRPAWIAGRPFIVMALLLAIYLTLEFLGFVLTTTLGLVALMLLAGERRPLIVVPVALLLPLALHLFFVKAAQRPIPGGVLDFLLQRI, encoded by the coding sequence ATGAAGCTCAACCGAAACATCGTTGCCGGGCTGTGCTTCGTCGGTTTCGGCGTCCTCGCGATTGCCGTGCTTATTCCCTACGGCATCGTCCAGCCGCCTTCGGTCAAATACCGCGCGCTCTCGCCCTCATTCTGGCCCTACATCGTCTGTAGCGGCATTGCCGTCATCGGCGCGCTGCTCCTGGTCTACGAGCTGCTGGCCGCTTTCCGGACCGAGGATACGACAGCCGGCGACGCAGCGCCGCCGGCCGGCCGGCCCGCGTGGATAGCCGGGCGGCCGTTCATCGTGATGGCCCTGCTCCTGGCGATTTACCTGACCCTGGAATTCCTCGGCTTCGTTCTGACCACGACGCTCGGGCTGGTCGCCCTGATGCTGCTGGCGGGCGAACGCCGCCCCCTGATCGTCGTGCCTGTTGCGCTGCTGCTGCCGCTGGCGCTGCACCTGTTCTTCGTCAAGGCGGCGCAGCGGCCGATCCCGGGCGGCGTGCTCGATTTCCTGCTGCAGCGGATCTGA
- a CDS encoding TRAP transporter small permease subunit, which translates to MRLLRWIDARIERFIILVAYVFMAGIIFVEVIRRFLLSEQVAWSSTIPIYLFLWVVWIACAYNVRIRAHLSFDEIRSRFSQRGQLMCLLLDALLWIVFSVIVIYYTAKQVMLSRDNFAIVQGTDEVMQWWFYIVTPLAFALLIVRVLQNVAKDISDYRNGRPLKIQTGMLGD; encoded by the coding sequence ATGCGGCTACTGCGTTGGATCGACGCCCGGATCGAACGGTTCATCATCCTGGTCGCGTATGTCTTCATGGCCGGGATCATCTTTGTCGAAGTGATCCGGCGTTTCCTGCTGAGTGAGCAGGTTGCCTGGTCTTCAACCATCCCGATCTACCTGTTTCTCTGGGTCGTCTGGATCGCCTGCGCCTACAATGTGCGCATCCGGGCGCATCTCAGCTTCGATGAAATCCGCTCCCGGTTCTCCCAGCGCGGGCAACTGATGTGCCTGCTGCTGGACGCCCTCCTCTGGATCGTCTTTTCCGTCATCGTCATCTACTACACGGCGAAGCAGGTCATGCTTTCCAGGGATAATTTCGCCATCGTCCAGGGCACCGACGAAGTCATGCAGTGGTGGTTCTATATTGTGACGCCGCTTGCGTTCGCCCTGTTGATCGTGCGGGTTCTGCAAAACGTGGCGAAGGATATTTCCGATTATCGCAACGGCCGGCCGCTGAAAATTCAGACCGGCATGCTCGGCGACTAG